In Rhodothermus marinus DSM 4252, a single genomic region encodes these proteins:
- the pyrR gene encoding bifunctional pyr operon transcriptional regulator/uracil phosphoribosyltransferase PyrR, translated as MKRTRILTPEQVARILDRMAYEVLERNRGGKGLVVFGILQKGVAVAEALSTRLAQIEGRDFPVNALDVRPFRDDRPPEAEVEDRSRLHIDTITDRHVLLVDDVLFTGRTVRAALDALLRWGRPRSVQLAVLIDRGHREFPIRADYVGRTVPTKYQERIVVVPEEGLAVYVEEA; from the coding sequence ATGAAGCGCACCCGCATTCTGACGCCGGAGCAGGTGGCCCGCATCCTGGATCGCATGGCCTACGAGGTGCTGGAGCGCAACCGCGGTGGGAAGGGGCTGGTCGTATTCGGCATCCTGCAGAAAGGCGTGGCGGTGGCCGAGGCCCTGAGCACCCGACTGGCGCAGATCGAAGGACGTGATTTCCCGGTGAATGCGCTGGACGTGCGGCCCTTTCGGGATGATCGTCCCCCGGAGGCCGAAGTGGAAGACCGATCACGGTTGCACATCGACACGATCACCGATCGCCACGTGCTGCTGGTGGATGACGTGCTCTTCACGGGGCGAACGGTACGCGCGGCGCTGGATGCGCTGTTACGCTGGGGGCGGCCCCGCAGCGTGCAGCTGGCCGTGCTGATCGATCGCGGCCACCGCGAGTTTCCGATCCGGGCAGACTACGTGGGCCGAACCGTCCCGACGAAATACCAGGAGCGCATCGTGGTGGTCCCGGAGGAAGGGCTGGCCGTCTATGTGGAAGAGGCGTAG
- a CDS encoding PASTA domain-containing protein: MKRLTGLIQLLRNPYLWGGLFALLIATLLVYLVVDQWLMPAYTRHGVVQYVPDVRQLPYEQAAQILQAQGLRPERIPVRRFRSDLPVETVLDQTPPPQAAVKPGRRVYLTVNAGRNPMVTVPSVIGMSLREAVNRLTALGLRADDLRPDTIPSPYARTVTRQHPAPGDSVAEGGTVTLWYSTGLGQRFVTVPDVTGRTVAEAQRILLEHRLRSVVVEPREVTETTGDTTRIVIRQSREPGTQVREGFEIRLFVAPPDTL; the protein is encoded by the coding sequence ATGAAACGACTGACCGGCCTGATTCAGTTGCTGCGCAACCCCTACCTGTGGGGCGGACTGTTTGCGCTGCTGATCGCCACCCTGCTGGTGTATCTGGTGGTGGACCAGTGGCTCATGCCGGCCTACACCCGGCACGGCGTCGTCCAGTACGTCCCGGACGTACGCCAGCTTCCTTACGAACAGGCGGCGCAGATCCTTCAGGCGCAGGGGCTGCGACCGGAACGCATCCCGGTCCGACGGTTTCGCTCGGACCTGCCCGTCGAAACGGTACTCGACCAGACGCCGCCTCCGCAGGCCGCCGTCAAACCCGGCCGACGCGTTTACCTGACCGTCAACGCCGGCCGCAACCCCATGGTCACCGTCCCCTCGGTCATCGGTATGTCGTTGCGCGAAGCGGTCAACCGCCTGACCGCGCTGGGTCTGCGGGCCGACGACCTGCGTCCGGACACCATCCCCTCGCCCTACGCCCGCACCGTCACCCGACAGCATCCCGCCCCGGGCGACTCCGTGGCCGAAGGCGGCACGGTCACGCTCTGGTACAGCACCGGCCTGGGCCAGCGCTTCGTGACCGTACCGGACGTAACCGGTCGCACCGTGGCCGAAGCCCAGCGCATCCTGCTGGAGCATCGCCTGCGCTCCGTGGTGGTCGAACCCCGCGAAGTGACCGAAACCACCGGCGACACCACTCGGATCGTAATTCGCCAGAGCCGCGAGCCGGGCACGCAGGTTCGAGAGGGCTTCGAGATCCGGCTTTTCGTGGCCCCGCCCGATACCTTATAA